A stretch of DNA from Solenopsis invicta isolate M01_SB chromosome 5, UNIL_Sinv_3.0, whole genome shotgun sequence:
AAGAAACTAATTATCAAAAACGACTTGTTTTCGAAATGATACACATGAAAGAACAGCATAAATCTTATGAAAGGTACAGAGTTATTAGACAAACCATATCTCAATATCTTAGGAAAATTTGCAAAACAAGAACAATGAACTCTTAATATGAAAGATAAGcctttataaataacaataatatgaaCACATTGAAACTCAAGACAATGAAACAGATATTCGAAATGTCAATCTTAACTCTCTCAAATCTTATCTCGGAAGCAAATCGACAACAGTGTTCCACAAAGACCGATCGCATTGACTgcgacaataaattttaaaaaaattgaaagttataCCATACGTATTAACAAATatgcatataaattatttttaccacTTACATAtgttgttaatttataaaaaaaaaagcttctGTTATGAAGCTGacaactttttcaattttattaatcaattttactatCTGGATACGGCACAGCATCCCACAGATGATGACTTCCGTCACCATTTTTCATCACAATAGTCTTCACGAGCTCCTCCGACGCTTCTTTGAGATCGTACGTCCACCCGACTTTTGCGAAAAAGTTAATGACCTTGGTGGTCAAGTCATTGGAATAGATTAATTCCGAAGCCTTGTAGTCCCATGGAAAAACATGATGATAATTGTGCCATCCTTCACCGGCCGTTATAAAGCTAACGAAGCTGTTCTCCGTCGGATTAATATGTCTGTTGTTAAAATAAACGaagcaaaattattcttgaGCAACAGAATAGCGGAAGCTCTGAAGTTTCTTTCGATTAAGCTTTTTACATCTACGACTGTAAATAATTGTGATCTTGATTATCTACTTACGCATCGAATGGCTTTGACCCCCAGATATGAGCCGCACTATTAACGCTCCATGTAGCATTTAAAACAACGACATAACGAATAATAGCCTGTGATACAAAAGCTCTGTACCAAGTCTCATTCCATCCATACACAGGCAACATTATCGGAAGTAGCAaagtaaacataaatttaagtATGGAAAAATACCTGCGAAACAGCAAAAACTAATTATCATATACGTAATTTTTATCgcatcccaagcagaacaacaagtcaaaatgacatcaaagtgaattgtaattgatcaaaaagtgacttttaatgatcattttgtagtcactttgacatcattttgacgtcgtgatgactccctgttctgcttgggattatatttataaaaaaagatattttaactATAGGTGTTTCATTGTTTTGACAGCGTTTATTGAAATGTACGATCTTTTACAtccataaatattaaatgtttattcataaatatacatCCATAAACATTAAATGTTCCTTAATAAATATGCATCTATAAACATTAAGTGTTCATAATTCATCAAGAAATATCAGTTTCCGTACTATCTTTAAAGTCAAATAACGTTGAAAAGTGATCACAAATTAGTTAAATGattgatttaagaaaaaaattttgccgGATCTTAGTTTTACTTTGGCGTGGTTTCACcaaaaatttatagaagaaaCAACGTATTAAAAAGTACGTCCAAGAAAACATactaaaaatgtacaaaaaatcgTACGAAAATTTCAATTCTAGCATATTTATGCAGATTTTTGTAACATTGCTTAAATTTGTATTGAATTTTGTAGATTGTTGCAGTTACTTTTTGCAGTTATtcgtaatacatatatttctattattagaattttgtataattgatgaaaattttgtaaaatttttctacatgCAGAATCAAATGAAtagatttgttttttattttctttcctttcAATATAAAACTATACCGTGCAATGAACCATTTTTCCACAGACTTACTTGGTGCCGAATACAAAGATAGGATCAGCTAATACATCACTCATATCGATCTGACGACCTTTTTGGATCACTTCTGGATGTTTTTTCATCATCAGCCAACCAACATGAGAGAAAAAGAATCCTCTGCTACTATTGTGCGGATCCGCGTTTGTATCCGTATACTTATGATGCGTCCGATGATCTCGCACCCAGTCATAGGGGTTGTTCTGAAAAAAAGCAATCGTATAGAAAAATTCTTCTATCTTACAATGCACAACACAGTAATATTATAATCGTTTGTCTACCAAGCCCGCTGAAATGTAGCAAATGAGAAGTATAATTCTAAAAGGCCCTTTTGCCTTGTAAGCCCGATGGGTCCACAAACGGTGAATGCCACCTGTGGTGCCAAATCCTCCTATCACGTACATGATAAATACTTGAAACAGAAagaattagattattttaatttacgtttattacgctcataaataataaaatattatgctcCAAAgaacttaactatatatttcaAAACTTAACTGTATatacttaactatatatttaagaacttaattacacacacacacacacacacgcacgcacgcacacacacacacacacacacacacacacacacacacacacacacacacacatatgtatttaattaagtttaaaatttaaaatataattttaaaaaatatatatatttaaaatcttattttattagctAATTATAGGATCCATCATAATTGACAATAAGCATTATTATGTTTGATAGtgcgtatatgtataaatttttccttAACTAATTAgaataagtattattaattttaatacttattttttaaactgattcatgaaaattaattcTTGTAATGACTTTTGCAAGAACCTATGcgtaataaagaaatattaaaaatattaggaataaaaattagaattttagaattatttttacagtaaacactacagataaataataagtcatgttatattctatttaacatatttatgtcttatattttattttaatatccatTGTACGTTACATTCAATATTCATTGAGGGACACCTAAAATTTTAATCCTtacacttaatatttaatattttttcattgtgCGCAGAACTTAACTATATTTAACGATTGCAATTGCGATGATTcatgcaataaaaatgatacgTGTTACACAACAGAAGTAAAACTTCTAGAACAGCAAAATCTGCTTTTAAGCTTCTATAGCGTGCTCTATACagtataaattaatactttggcatttttaataaacgtgTGATCGAATTTAATCAAGTCAGTtaaaacaattacttttatttaaaaaataatgagaaaccTCTTAGTagacaaaattttactttttttattagtaatttgtatccaacaaattaaagaattaaattcacaaagaattttttaaagaatactcACACCATACAGTCGTCTTCAAATTTTCGAGAAATTTGAATGTCAAACAgacatataagaaatataaatgaagAAGACCAATAGATATGATGTTAAGCCACTTCAGCTCTGTCTTAAACCAGTCTTCAGTCTTTATATAGTTTTCACTTTTGTTTTGAGTAGCCGCAGAATTTGAAAGATTTTCATTTGTTTGAAAATCTTTCTTCGTACATATTTTTGTGTGttctgtatttaaaatatatagcgGCATCTTTTTCTTTGAATCACTGGACCGCGAATCAAAGTCAGCTTTACTCTATCAACAAATAGCAGACtgttatcttttttctttctttaaaccaataattgaagattaaatttgttacctatacaaaaataagaaaaggcTTTATAATGCTTAATTGGACATAGTatcaaagataattatttattctttaatattcttaacttttatttttatatatattttaccttttaaactacagaaataataaaagtttgtcCTTATAATATGACTGATATCTTTAGACAATTAATTATCatagtaattatttatgaaGCAATTTGTCAAtctataaagcaataattatttaatgcaatCAATTGAGCAATTATTGTTATCAAAATAGCTAATGGTAAAATActtttagaaacaaaattctatattttcaataaagaaaatgcttcattatcaatttaattacttttctcGAACGCACTTATGTAACTgtgtatttatacaaaatttttatgtagcatttacacatttaaataaacaCACACaaatactttaagaaaattcgtatcaattcgtaaaatatttttatctaatactCCATAGAGAGAAAGCACTCGTTTATCCGATACTTATTGGCAGTTCTTGATCACGTATTTCAATCGTAATGACTGAATTGTTTTCTCAGGTTTCAGTCATATACACTTTTACAAATTGCATTGTCAGCATATTGTCCCATTTAAAGCACCTGACATACTTTA
This window harbors:
- the LOC105200011 gene encoding uncharacterized protein LOC105200011 is translated as MPLYILNTEHTKICTKKDFQTNENLSNSAATQNKSENYIKTEDWFKTELKWLNIISIGLLHLYFLYVCLTFKFLENLKTTVWLFIMYVIGGFGTTGGIHRLWTHRAYKAKGPFRIILLICYISAGLNNPYDWVRDHRTHHKYTDTNADPHNSSRGFFFSHVGWLMMKKHPEVIQKGRQIDMSDVLADPIFVFGTKYFSILKFMFTLLLPIMLPVYGWNETWYRAFVSQAIIRYVVVLNATWSVNSAAHIWGSKPFDAHINPTENSFVSFITAGEGWHNYHHVFPWDYKASELIYSNDLTTKVINFFAKVGWTYDLKEASEELVKTIVMKNGDGSHHLWDAVPYPDSKIVHMMLDISEISVIKTEKSINNKVSTKELDKTHYELKIVWRNVIIFTFIHLAAIYGLYLYLFRAKCLSFIWFTLVGFAGGFGITVGAHRLWAHRSYKAKWPMRLILMIFNTVAFEDDIYQWVRDHRVHHKFVDTDADPYNVRRGFFFSHMGWLLVRKHPDVIKKGATIDCSDVIQDPIVAFQRKWYMYLMPLCCFIIPALIPWLAWNENLWYSWYIAVFRYCTSLHLTWMVNSVAHMWGMKPYDKSLTATNNVGVGIFAFGEGWHNYHHVFPWDYKASEFGNYRCNFSTAFIDFFAYLGLAYDLKTVPADMIKKRILRNGEVHSY